TtgtggggagttgacgatcaccctaCATGACGTGGCTTGTCTTCCACACCTGTCGATCAGAGGGAGGTTATTGGACCATTCTCGGATACAGAGGGTTGAGGCCATAGAGTGGATAGTGTAttatctgggtatggacccaaATATGGCGGACTATGAGTGCAGAGCGACGAATGAGGCGCATATCCGGTTCTCCAGCTTGAAAGAGCTTTGTAAGAACCACTTGGTGGCGACAGCGGAGTCTGAGGAGGAGGGTGACGGGATTTTGTTTAGTATCACCATGGTTGTGCTCTACGGTGTTGGTTCATGTTTTTGGTAGgaactgcactctttgtggacaaaagtgcaacctacgtggACATGACTTATCTCCGGTACTTAATTGATTTGACTACAGTTCACAGGTGGAATTGGGGGGATGTCATTCTAGTATACCTATAGCAGAAGTTGAATGAAGTCTCCAACTAGAGAACGAGATAGTTGACTGACTCTTGCACACTCCTTACGGTACATTTCTATTTAATTATGTCACATTTAATTATATCATATTTCTATTTAAcatattatcgtatttgtgtttcagagattgatcatctcttacttccatCGCGGGCCACTCAGAGCTGGCACTGTGTAGATGAATATGTGACATGGTTCTATCAGGTCTCACATCCTATCATGACACCCGATGCTCCTAGGCATccacctaggccagcacatgaggagctcttggagaaccagcagaccGATGATGACCATGCCACTAATCTCTTGCCAATTTGTCCGCGGATACAGTCGATAGGGCAGGAGGCATTGAAGAGAGGGACCATTGAGCAGGACGGTCTAGAGGCGGTTTCCATAATGTAGAGGATGGTCGGTGAGGCGTCCAATGCGGTGGGGTATAGGAGGCAGAGAAGGTCGTAGGGAGTTCgcattaggcatactcagtagtagatgcctatttatgttttattcatgACTTTTTATTCGATGTTGTAATATTTTTACATTGAGCACTTTTCCGAACAACTACTTCCATATTATAGTATCGATTTTTTTAATCTACTTTGCGTATTTTTTATTTCCGTTATATTTTATTGAATAGTAGgaggttttaattttatttctactatGTTGTTGTTTTGGGAAAAAATGACTCATTCAGATCAGaccatatttcggatatgcatctccgaaatagttTTTTGGTGAAttcaaatatgcatatccgaaatcattAAAAATCTGATTATGATTGATTTCAGAGATGAATATCCGAAATCTTTAaaattgatacatttttaaaatgtattttgggattttcaggAGTGTTTTTCACTCTATATGAGTGTTGAGAGAAATTCTCAATTTGTTCTTATTCCAAAGTAGAGGAGTAATTACTTTCGATACTTTTTTTATTACTGCTCATATATTAAAAAAGAAGAACATAATACAACCACACACAAAAAAGAGGGGATCTAAGTTAACCCGATCAAAAGCCATCAAACCTAAAGAAAAGTATACCTAgtctattctttacaaaatcactCATAATCCCTATAGGGGTGGAGTTAAAAAAGACGGAGGAACCTGTGTTGAGCGCTAAATTAGCCAAAAAAATCAGCACAAGAGTTACCCTCCCTATGAATGTGAGTGATAATAATGTTAGTTGTAATAGTCTGGTTGAAACTTCTATTCCACCTATGAATAAGCTGAAGAGGAACCAAAATCGGATTGGAGAAGGCGTTCACGACCATAATATGCAATCGGTCTCAATCCATAACTTCCTCCAACCATGAGAAATCGCTATTTCGATAGCTTTAATAACCGCCAAAAATTTTGCAAACACCGATGACATAGCAGTAATATTCTCAGCGAAAGCAAGGATCAAATTACTTTCAATACTAGAAGAAGCTAAGTATAGTGTTTTTTCATATAAAATACAATCTTGATTTTTATGTCACAAAATGGAAGCAAAGGccattaaaaaaatatgtttattcGAAAAAGGTCAAAGGCGTGCTACAGTATCCAACCTACCAAGGTCCCACGGTGACGTTGAGTTTCGATTTGCATCACAAGCCAAATAATGCATTCATTGAATGGAATGGAAAACTTTTATGCCCTGGAAGTTTTCATTTGGCTTTCCAATAAGAGACAACAAAGAGTCTTAAATTGATACTACTAAAGTTAACGAGTTTTTTTTAAGAGAAATAAAGTTAACAATTATGTAAAATTCTTCCATAATTTTATTGAGGAGTTGTTGTCACGGAAACTTGAGCAAGTTGATCGAGATTTCTTCTAACTCAAATGTCATAGCATGCATAAAAACCTGCTGCAACAAAATCAACTTATGTGTAGAAATGAGTGACTATGACTTGCTTCTCAATTAGATGACTATGATATAGATCTTGATCCATACATGAACACAAATCcaaaatttattttcttatcatcaAGATCTCCTACATATTTTGAATTTGACCATCCCTGCAATTTCACTCCATCCCTCCTTTGAGGTATCTCATCACCCTTTTGACTTCGGCCAAGTGAATCTCTATTGGTATTGAAGTGAATCTCTATTGGTATTTTCATGTACTCCTTATGGTTCTATTCTACTTATAAGAAAAACtttattttttaggttcattgaaaaGACAGTGTATTTGATCCATATATTGTCTAgatacattagttattcaatgtatgtaaaaaataacttttttttgtaaaataggACCAGAAAGATTATCTAACTAGCCATTAAACATACTAAAAAGGTGAGGCAGACCTTAAGAATCATATTATTTTTCTATAATGtgttgcatattcaaattttccTCCTTCATCTTTGGTCAACATGCTTCCAAGAACTATGGGCCTACAAGCATTACTACACTATTCCATGTTGAAATTTAAAAAGCTTCCTTAGCAAACTTGTGTTGATGGGTGAAGATCTAGTAGTCAAAGATGCATGATTTTCACTCCAAAAAAGTATTTCATTTTACCCAAATCAAACATCTaaaatcttattttcataataacATGTGTAAATTAGATCATAAAGATTGATTATAAGAATTTTACCTCGATCTTCTTGCTTCACAAACAAAGTGTGTTCATGAGAACATTTGTTATTGCGCCAGATAGAAGTATAACTCAATTTTATTGTACCAAGTTCTTGATGTTTGTTTGAGTCCACtcaattactttttttttcttgtacACTTTTTCCTCCTCCTTTTGATATCTAAGTGGTTGATCTACACAAGCACCTCCCGCCATTGGCTACGTGTTTTCCTTCTCTTCATGACGTAGAAAGGCTGCCTACGTGTATCGAAGAAGAAATTGTGCGTCGGAAAGCAGTTTAATATTTAACCAATGTTAGTATTCaagcaatttttattttaatatttaagcaatttttgtttttattcctATTTTAAATTAAAAGCCCATTAGAGTCTCTTTAAGTCCATAAGGATTTCTTTGTTTTttgtatttaaagacctttgaCATGGCCATTAGGATtatcttttattataataaaatcataatttttttctctttctggtGGATTCAAGAACTTATCTGACAGGTTTTGCGCTTGCAACCTTGTGTTTTATTCTAGGTTTAGCGCTTGCTAATCCTTAGGGTTTCCAACTGTGTTAGTTGGCATCATAGCAGGTTTCTCATGTTCTTTTCGTAGCTTGACAACCATGGAGGATCAACCGGCGACCAAAATAGATCTTGAGCGAATTACTGCGGCTGTTGTCGAGACTCAAATTGCTTTGACTGGAAAGATGGAGAATTTAGCAAATCAAGTGGACAACGTTAATAACAACGGGAATCTGCAAAGAGACAGGAGAGGGGGACAGGTTAGGGATAATCTAATTTCTGTTTTACATCCACCATTCAAAATGGATCAAACAATGCATCAAACGTGGCCAATAAATCATCCGGCCTACAGAAGACATCTCCTTTCATTGATTTCTTTTCTCATGTAAAAGCTCCTAGTTTGCACAGTTTGCAGAAAAAGCTTTATACCTTGCAAACCTGAGAGTAACATTCCAAAACTAAAAAAGTTGGAGACAGTTTGTTAAAGAGGCAAAGTTCAAAATTGTCAAAGGGGCACCAAAGAATACTTAAGTAAATTATGGTGATGATTAATTTGATATATATGAAGGATATGCACAAGGGTGTTTATGGAATGAGAGTCTCACAATCAATTGCAAAAATTAGCTCAATGATAATGGTATTTCTACTTAATTTGATTGTACTAAAGTGAGTGAGATCCTTTTACAATTGCAGATGCTTTGAAATCTGAGGAGCAATGTCTTTTAAGTGAAAATTCAAAGCTACTAGCTTCTAATATGCCTATAATCAAATGTGGAAATCATGACATGGATAAAAAGTTGGAACATTTTCAAATCAATTATGTAAAAGATAGAAatcttgatatggatgtttgtcatattttagTTGGTAGGCCTTGGCAGTAtgataatgatatcacttatcgAGGATGAGATAACGTGATGATGTTTACATGAGACACACATAAAATTATTATGCCTcttgtttttaattttgataagaaACTAGGAGGAAAGAAGTCTAGTTTGTTGGTGATGACACATAGTGAAAAGGAGCTTGATAAGGCCATTAAAGaaactaaatttttttatgtCCAGTACTGTCTAAAGAGGTGATGAGTGTTGTAAAGGAGGAAACAACAATTCCAGAAGAAGTGCCAAGGGTCCTAAAGGATTTCAAGGAGTTCACTGCAGATGAACTATTAAAAGATTGGTCTCCTATGCGAGATAAACGCATGAAAGTTAAAGTTTTCAATGTGAGAGAAGATGTGATGGAATTTCCGCGTAAGGAGAGGTTTCCATTTGGTACTTAAAACAATATGCATTCAAATGAAGCTCTTTATCAAGAAGAGAACTCATGGTTAAGTTCTTCAGAGGTAGGAGAGATTGATGTAGGAAGGCTGGTTGCGCTATCGAAGAAGAAATCGCGCGTCAGAAAACATTTTAACATTTAagcaattttttgttttaatatttaagcaatttttaGTATTTAagcaattttctattttaatatttaagcaactTTTAGTTTTATTTCTGTTTTAGATTAAAAGTTTATTAGGGTTTTTTTGTTTTCTGTATATTAAAGATGTTTGGCATGACCATAAGGATTatcatttattataataaaatcaaaattagttTTTCTTTGTAGTGAATTTCAGGGCTTATATGATAGGTTTTATGCTTGCAACCCTGTATTTTATTCTAGGTTTAACGCTTGTTAATCTTTAGGATTTCCAATTGCGTCACTTTCTCAGCTATGTTAGCTTCCAATTTTTGCTTATGtgaatttttatttcaattcCAATCTTTGAACTCTTCAACTGTTACATCTCTGCTTATCACAATATTTTTCTTGCCGTGGTCATATAGTTTGTATGCTTTGCATTTTTCACTGGCACCATAATGAACATACTCGACGCCTTTTGGATCTAGTTTCTTTCTTTGAACATCTAGCACGTGAGCATATGATATATGTTCAAACACTCTAATTTGATGGACTAAGGGATTCACGTTGCTCCTTGATTCACGTAAGCAGTATGACACCATCCATAATTAGATTCGAATACTCCTTTTATCACATCAAATTCTTCATTAACTTTGGATAACTATAATAAAAACCATCAAACTTTGAAATTGATGGTGGTGTAAATTCGAATTCGTGTCTACAGGGAGAGAATATTGACGAGTTCTTAGTAGAAACTAACTTAAAAAACGATTTACAActgattaaacaaaaaaaattgtgtttttgtgATCAAATTTAAACCGTATGGGCTCAAGATACTAATTGTGACGTAAAATGATCAATCtcattgattggaaatatgcaTACATGATGTAGTGTATCTATAAGGTGTCATAACAACGCACAAAATCTGACAACTTATAGTTAACTTTTTCTTTTTAACAAACTTATAGTCGATCTACTATGTAGGCCGGAACCGAagcgaaagaaaaaaaaaatgatacgTATAATTTTTATAAGGTGTCATAGCAACGCACAATATCTTTCTATTACCAATTTCCTAGTATCCAACATCTTCATTGATTCAAACATGCATGCATAAGGAACTACTTCTGGTTCTATACTACATTACACCTCAAAATGATTTGTGGCATCATCCACATTACTCAGGTGGATGCTTTATACAATTCAAAATTTTGTAGAGGAAACCTGGTGAAATAGTACAAGACTACAAATTCTAGTATATAAAGGAAAAACATACATGTTTCATTCGATCAAAAAAGTGTAACGAATGACAATTCAAAACACTTCTGATTGGGAGTCATCTTCTGTCTCAGACTTTGGAACTTTGTCTTTTTCCATATATTCTTTCTCAATGGTATCCTTGAGGATAAACAATCTTTGAATAACTATAGGATCAGTCATTTGCCTAGCTTCTCTCAAATCTGATTCTTCTTTGTTTAGACTATATGCATCGAGCATTATCTGAATCCATTTGTGGAGCTCCTTAGGCGTGCTGTTTGATTAATTACATACAAAGTAGAAGATTATCAGCACAATCGTAAAAGGAAGATACACTTCACGAAAAACCAGTAGGAAATTCTCTTACGTGTATAAAGCATTAGGATCCTTGGCTTCATGTTCATCACCGGGAGAGAAAGCCATTGCCAAGGCAGAGAATCGCTCCTCGGGGTCTATGATGTTTAACAAATGCTTTAGAAGTTTTATTTCTTTTGGAGCAATTGTCCTTAGGCTGCTCTTTGTGGTCTTGTACAATTGGTACATTATCTCTTTCACCTGCACGCACAATATAGAACAATATTTTTGAATATACTGTATTAATAGAAATGAGTTTTCATACAGCTCTATAGACTTTCAGCTATTAACGGTCGCCACTAGCTGTCTTTGTAATAAGTAGTTTTAGTCACTTAATCTGTTGTAACTGTCTTAGGAAGTTAGGTTAAGATTAGTTCAAACAAATACTTGTATCAGAAGCTCTCTAAGTATCTTGACTCATTGTTCAGTAAAATCACAAAAAGCTAATTTCATTTTCACGCGACTAGGTTACCTTTCATACGAGGATACAAATACATTAAAGGAAATAAGCATTTGTTGGTAATTGGAAAACTTTCCCATATTTATTCATGTCGTGGGTCTATTTTCTTAACTTATACACAACAACAAGACCATTCCGACATTTTGACGCATTTATCATTTAAGTACTATAATGCCATTCAAACATTTTGATTGGTCCTACGTATTATAATGCCTTGCTAACATTGATAGGCACAATCTGAAGCATCTGTTAATCTTTCTTGGAAAAGGATAGAAGAACATAAAGAAATCGATGGTGCATCATATTTAAAAGTCATACCTCATTCTTCATTGTTGTAGATTCTTTCGCTTTAGCCCAAGCACCGTTTATCAACAATACCAATGAAGAATCAAGTTCCTTTGCCTTTGCGAGACTTTTGATTCTCTGACAAGCTGCGTCAATTGAAGGAGAGTTGAGGATATCATCAAATTTTGCCTGCGCAGCGTCTAATGTCTCCATATTCTTTAAAGTATTATCGTATGCACCGACAGAAGATAAGCATTTAGCCCCAAGCCTCGCAATCCCTGTTCAACAAATAGGACAAAAATCAATCAACAGAAAAATAATCATTCTTTCTAGTGATTAGTAATAGTCATCGAgagaaaaataaccaaaaaaaactCGAGAACAATTACCATCACGATCCTCCAAGCTGTCATAAGTATCTGCAATAAGAGTGAGGTAACGGAAAAAGTCTCCAGAGAAGTCTTTGCGCCTTCGTGCAACTATGGCATTAATGTCGGTTGGAAAATCTTGTAACTCCTTGAAAAGTTCATAGTGTCCTTCCATTTCATCATCAATCTGCAATGCTTACTCCTGATCAAACAGAACCGACGAAGAAGCTCTAAAACCAAGAAAATATCTAGATATGATAGTAAATTGTGATTCATTGTCAATCTTTGGTTTTCAACTTTTCATTACATTTGGCAACAAAAGATTCTTTCGTAACATCAACAACATTATAAAGGGGCATGGTTTCCAAGAACTTAAGAAACACAgagatcccccgcaactgcgatcgggaggggctGGACCCACTTGGTGtcagaactgacccccgaaccggactatacCATTGGTGATAagccaaaaaataaaaaaaaaacacagagaTAGAACTAACTACATAATGTGTTACCTTCTTCACCCTTCTCCCTAATGAAGCAAATTTCTCCTTCATTGTTGGATCACTCTCCATCTCAGCTCTTCTTTGACACCTAATGAAGAAGCTATTCCTATATTTCTTCCACTCCTCCCTAAATACCAAATACTTCCTCCATTCCTTTGATTTGGTTTTCTCATTCAAAAACAAATCTATCATTTTGTCACAAAATTGTGTCATGGTGTAACCCTTTACAATTTCAACCTCTTCTTGTTCCTCCACTTCAGCCATGGAAACATTACTAGCTTGTGGACctaaaaaaaaatcatcttttTAGTAACCCCTATTACTTCAAATGAATGCAAAGGTTTAATCTTTTTGACAAACCCATGTTGAGAAGACGAAAAAAACAAGAAATTGAGATGGAAAAGGGGACTTACTAGGAAGAGAAGCGCATAGGAGAAAATGGGGTTTGGGATTCTGAGCTGTAAGTTTGGTTTTGTGGTTTTGGAAGGAAGGAGTGAGGAGATTGGTGGTGCAGAGGTTATCATGGATAGAAGGGAAGAAAGTGGAGGTGTTGAATGTTGAGGTTAAAATTTTGAAGCTATTCATGTTGAATTTGAGGTTGGGTTGTTCCTTGAGGCACAACAAGAGAGTAACTGTTACTTCACTCTTCAGAAGACAATTGACAGAATCTTCGTTTATATATTATCTTATCTGTTTCTTCAATAAGAGcagagaaaaatatttttaattaattctacAAAATTGGTTTACTTACAATTTTCTTCATATATGTTCACCTAATGGGATTTTGGCATTCTATTTATTTGTTAAGAGCATTAAATACTTCACCAAAAAATACTAAACGGATTTTGtctattattttatatcattATATCATTATATCTTATATATATAGAGTGGGGGGAGATGGATTTTGTATAATTACCCCTTTTTAAGAGAGTCGTTCATTAGTGGAACTATAATTGAAAGGTGAAAGGAGAAGCAAACTGAAATTATGATTGAATGGTGAACTATGAACAAAGAAGCAAAATTTGTTGCACTAAACTTACAATTTTTATAGGttgaaaaattagaaaattttgattaattttttaaataagtgttttattattttcacctcaattaaaaattatttttaccgaTGAAATGTTtgagtttttgatattttttgagaaaaaaagtgGTAAAAACAGTATGCTAAAGC
This region of Vicia villosa cultivar HV-30 ecotype Madison, WI unplaced genomic scaffold, Vvil1.0 ctg.000059F_1_1_1, whole genome shotgun sequence genomic DNA includes:
- the LOC131623230 gene encoding uncharacterized protein At4g37920, whose amino-acid sequence is MNSFKILTSTFNTSTFFPSIHDNLCTTNLLTPSFQNHKTKLTAQNPKPHFLLCASLPSPQASNVSMAEVEEQEEVEIVKGYTMTQFCDKMIDLFLNEKTKSKEWRKYLVFREEWKKYRNSFFIRCQRRAEMESDPTMKEKFASLGRRVKKIDDEMEGHYELFKELQDFPTDINAIVARRRKDFSGDFFRYLTLIADTYDSLEDRDGIARLGAKCLSSVGAYDNTLKNMETLDAAQAKFDDILNSPSIDAACQRIKSLAKAKELDSSLVLLINGAWAKAKESTTMKNEVKEIMYQLYKTTKSSLRTIAPKEIKLLKHLLNIIDPEERFSALAMAFSPGDEHEAKDPNALYTTPKELHKWIQIMLDAYSLNKEESDLREARQMTDPIVIQRLFILKDTIEKEYMEKDKVPKSETEDDSQSEVF